In a single window of the Prosthecobacter sp. SYSU 5D2 genome:
- a CDS encoding TonB-dependent receptor plug domain-containing protein, with the protein MHLSRLIFQSFLVLAVAGQASGQEAAPTDTETTTLPEVVVEGKASNLLGSTDGASKGRATQEDFLSRPLMRRGEILETIPGVIITQHAGGGKANQYFLRGFNLDHGTDFAISLDGMPLNMRTHAHGQGYTDLNPIIPEMIQAIDYAKGTYIAADGDLSTAGSANFLLWDLMPQNMVRLEFGEYNYYRALIAGSLPVAAAEGQAVQQGLTYGLEYNYYDGPWQQPEEFSRWNGILRYFAGDEDNKFSVTFMGYSGTWTSTDQISNRAIRSGLLDRYDTLDPTAGGESQRYSLNVAYEHRDDDVVTRANVYGIYYSLELFSNFTYFTKGALGDQFEQSEQRWVFGGQVSRTWEDRNLFGIESDLTFGFQTRHDLIDGIGLYDTRNRNRLARTRQDDIWEGSAGVYGEMVNRWTPWFRTVLGLRGDLYYFDSLESTVSGEDTEWAGIVSPKFSAIFGPWHETELYLNFGTGFHSNDSRGVTARTNAADALVRTMGAEIGLRTQAIPTTTTTLALFWLQSDSELLYVGDAGTNEPGPGSERYGVELATYWRPNHWFSADAEVALTYARLKDSGNADRIPNSVPVMFSGGINLGAQGNADGWFSGMRVRAFTGRPLDETGNIRGRESIMVNATVGYRRKNWEAAVDCLNLLNRNDNDIEYAYESQLRNEAAPINGTHIHPVEPRMFRLRVTYRF; encoded by the coding sequence ATGCATCTCTCCCGATTGATTTTTCAAAGTTTCCTGGTGCTGGCTGTGGCCGGCCAGGCCTCCGGCCAGGAAGCGGCCCCGACAGACACAGAAACCACCACCCTGCCTGAAGTGGTGGTGGAAGGCAAAGCCAGCAATCTGCTGGGCAGCACCGATGGTGCGTCCAAAGGACGTGCCACGCAGGAAGACTTCCTCTCCCGCCCGCTGATGCGGCGCGGGGAGATCCTGGAGACCATCCCCGGGGTCATCATCACCCAGCATGCGGGGGGCGGAAAGGCCAACCAGTATTTCCTGCGCGGCTTCAACCTGGACCATGGAACTGATTTTGCCATCAGCCTGGACGGCATGCCGCTGAACATGCGCACCCACGCGCACGGCCAGGGATATACTGACCTGAATCCGATCATCCCGGAGATGATCCAGGCGATTGACTATGCCAAAGGCACCTACATAGCAGCGGACGGTGACCTTTCCACCGCAGGCAGCGCGAACTTTTTGCTCTGGGACCTGATGCCGCAAAACATGGTTAGACTGGAGTTTGGAGAATACAACTATTACCGGGCGCTGATCGCCGGATCGCTACCCGTCGCGGCGGCGGAAGGACAGGCGGTGCAGCAGGGCCTGACGTATGGCTTGGAATACAATTACTATGACGGCCCGTGGCAGCAGCCCGAAGAGTTCAGCCGCTGGAACGGCATCCTGCGCTACTTCGCCGGGGACGAGGACAACAAGTTTTCAGTGACCTTCATGGGTTATTCCGGAACCTGGACGAGCACGGACCAGATCTCCAACCGGGCGATACGCAGCGGGCTGCTGGACCGGTATGACACGCTGGACCCGACGGCGGGCGGTGAGAGCCAGCGCTACAGCCTGAACGTGGCCTATGAACACCGCGATGATGATGTGGTGACCCGGGCGAATGTGTATGGCATCTATTACTCGCTGGAGCTGTTTTCCAACTTCACCTATTTCACCAAGGGAGCGCTTGGCGACCAGTTTGAGCAGTCGGAGCAGCGCTGGGTGTTTGGTGGCCAGGTGTCGCGCACCTGGGAGGACCGCAATCTGTTTGGCATTGAATCTGACCTTACATTTGGATTCCAGACGCGGCATGATCTGATTGACGGCATCGGCCTGTATGACACGCGCAACCGCAACCGCCTGGCCAGGACGCGGCAGGATGACATCTGGGAAGGCAGCGCGGGAGTCTATGGCGAAATGGTGAACCGCTGGACCCCCTGGTTCCGTACAGTGCTGGGGCTACGCGGGGACCTGTACTACTTTGACTCCCTGGAAAGCACGGTATCCGGCGAGGACACGGAGTGGGCGGGCATCGTGAGCCCGAAGTTCAGCGCCATCTTCGGCCCCTGGCATGAGACGGAGCTTTACCTGAACTTTGGCACCGGTTTTCACAGCAATGACTCGCGCGGTGTGACGGCGCGCACAAATGCAGCGGATGCTCTGGTGCGGACGATGGGAGCGGAGATCGGCCTGCGCACGCAGGCCATCCCGACGACCACGACGACGTTGGCGCTCTTCTGGCTGCAGAGCGACAGCGAACTGCTGTATGTGGGCGATGCCGGCACCAATGAACCCGGCCCCGGCTCAGAGCGCTATGGCGTGGAGCTGGCCACCTACTGGCGACCTAACCACTGGTTCAGCGCCGATGCGGAAGTGGCCCTGACCTATGCGCGGCTCAAGGACAGCGGAAACGCAGACCGCATCCCAAACAGCGTGCCTGTCATGTTCAGCGGTGGCATCAACCTGGGTGCCCAGGGCAATGCGGACGGCTGGTTCTCCGGCATGCGGGTGCGCGCTTTCACCGGCCGGCCGCTGGATGAAACGGGCAATATCCGTGGCCGCGAAAGCATCATGGTGAATGCGACGGTGGGCTACCGGCGCAAAAACTGGGAAGCCGCCGTGGACTGCCTGAACCTCCTGAACCGCAATGACAACGACATTGAGTACGCCTATGAAAGCCAGCTCCGCAATGAAGCAGCACCCATCAATGGCACGCACATCCATCCGGTGGAGCCGAGGATGTTCCGCCTCCGGGTGACCTACCGGTTTTAA
- a CDS encoding ATP-binding protein, with the protein MNSLRLRFLLPFVLFGFLPAIGTVRLMGHSLEWFFGLEGVLLGGGVVLTGYLLSGWVLKPVASVMNATASVLRGVPPTKDIAQWLPTDFWKLRCDINMLFAKHRQSLNAAETHACQTAQRLMNAERLLREAFTALQGIFAASDEGVAVVDSQGSIIASNAKLDEFLGKPLEELGGRDVTTLVKAIASRFVEADKMTLWLEQARLDPQFQDIVEADLADKNAGTFSIRTTPMQTDTGEVIGRLWMVRDCSQMRGLQRQLRESQKLGNLGQLAGGIAHDFNNMLTAIRGNLTLAELQPASNQSEVREKLQCANQATQRAADLVKSLLGYSRRSTGQSLRKVTNVKKLLAEVQTLLKHSVDPRVDIRIRAGMDASFVVSDATQLEQVILNLCLNARDALPEDKGVIEIAIENVTHRSPTGDMGPAEFAMIVVRDNGHGIPEDARGRVFEPFFTTKNNGKGTGLGLSMAQDIIREHGGWIEFDSVEGQGSEFRIYLPRTADPENVEEEVTPDSSSLASPAGSRGNILVVDDEAPVRSIAVNMLTFLGYRVLEAADGQQALDIVLGGQERVDVMLLDIYMPKLSGRDTFKQLRAAGNDIPVVVCSGFVIDPDEFVILGEGRNPPVDIMLKPYSLDGLSKSMAKAIKTAQPPEEFAREMQPVMSA; encoded by the coding sequence ATGAACTCGCTCCGACTTAGATTCCTGCTGCCGTTCGTCCTGTTTGGCTTTCTGCCGGCCATCGGTACAGTCCGTCTCATGGGCCATTCTCTGGAGTGGTTTTTTGGACTGGAGGGCGTGCTGCTGGGCGGCGGTGTTGTTCTTACCGGTTATCTCCTCAGCGGCTGGGTGCTTAAGCCGGTCGCCTCGGTCATGAATGCCACCGCCTCCGTGCTGCGCGGCGTACCGCCCACCAAAGACATCGCCCAATGGCTGCCTACTGATTTCTGGAAGCTGCGTTGTGACATCAACATGCTTTTTGCCAAGCACCGCCAGTCGCTCAATGCAGCCGAAACCCACGCCTGCCAGACCGCCCAGCGGCTGATGAATGCGGAGCGCCTTCTGCGCGAGGCCTTCACCGCCCTGCAAGGCATCTTTGCCGCCAGTGATGAGGGTGTCGCCGTGGTGGATTCCCAGGGCAGCATCATTGCCTCCAACGCGAAGCTGGATGAATTTCTGGGCAAACCGCTCGAAGAGCTCGGCGGGCGCGATGTCACCACCCTCGTTAAAGCCATCGCCAGCCGCTTTGTAGAAGCCGATAAAATGACCCTCTGGCTGGAGCAGGCCCGACTGGATCCCCAGTTCCAGGACATCGTCGAAGCTGACTTGGCGGATAAAAATGCCGGTACTTTCAGCATTCGCACCACTCCCATGCAGACCGATACGGGCGAAGTCATCGGCCGCCTCTGGATGGTGCGGGATTGCAGCCAGATGCGGGGCCTTCAGCGCCAGCTTCGCGAGTCACAAAAACTCGGCAACCTCGGCCAGCTCGCCGGCGGCATCGCCCATGATTTTAACAACATGCTCACCGCCATCCGTGGCAATCTGACCCTTGCCGAGCTCCAGCCCGCTTCCAACCAGAGCGAGGTCCGGGAAAAGCTGCAGTGTGCCAATCAGGCCACCCAGCGCGCGGCAGATCTCGTCAAAAGCCTCCTCGGTTACTCCCGCCGCAGCACCGGCCAGAGCCTGCGCAAGGTCACCAATGTCAAAAAGCTTCTGGCCGAAGTCCAGACCCTGCTCAAGCACAGCGTGGATCCCCGCGTGGACATCCGCATCCGCGCCGGCATGGACGCCTCCTTTGTGGTCTCGGATGCCACCCAGCTTGAGCAGGTCATCCTGAACCTCTGCCTCAATGCCCGCGATGCCCTTCCTGAGGACAAAGGCGTGATCGAAATCGCCATCGAAAACGTCACCCATCGCAGCCCTACCGGCGACATGGGCCCCGCCGAGTTTGCCATGATTGTCGTCCGCGACAACGGCCATGGCATTCCCGAAGACGCACGCGGCCGTGTCTTCGAGCCATTCTTCACCACCAAGAACAATGGCAAAGGTACCGGCCTCGGCCTCAGCATGGCCCAGGACATCATCCGCGAGCACGGCGGCTGGATCGAGTTCGACAGCGTGGAAGGTCAGGGCTCTGAATTCCGCATTTATCTCCCCCGCACCGCCGACCCGGAAAATGTCGAGGAAGAAGTCACGCCGGATTCTTCCAGTCTTGCCTCCCCCGCAGGCTCACGCGGCAACATCCTCGTCGTGGATGATGAAGCACCGGTCCGCTCCATCGCCGTCAACATGCTCACCTTCCTTGGTTATCGTGTGCTGGAAGCTGCGGACGGCCAGCAAGCGCTCGATATCGTTCTGGGTGGCCAGGAGCGCGTGGACGTCATGCTCCTGGACATCTACATGCCCAAGCTCAGCGGTCGCGACACCTTCAAGCAGCTCCGCGCCGCCGGCAATGACATTCCCGTCGTCGTCTGCAGCGGCTTCGTTATTGATCCAGATGAATTCGTCATCCTGGGTGAAGGCCGCAATCCTCCCGTGGACATCATGCTCAAGCCCTACTCATTGGACGGCCTCAGCAAATCCATGGCCAAAGCCATCAAGACCGCCCAGCCGCCGGAGGAATTCGCCCGCGAAATGCAGCCTGTCATGTCCGCGTGA
- a CDS encoding DNA topoisomerase IV subunit B: protein MSTPAHNYTEDSIKSLDWREHIRLRPGMYIGKLGDGSQPEDGIYVLLKEVIDNCIDEHVMGFGKLIEVDITENHRVTIRDYGRGIPLGKLMECCAQINTGAKYDSEVFKRSVGLNGVGIKAVNALSIEFKIQAYRDKQTRAMEFSQGIVQKNMKSPQATEEADGTRISFRPDPENFTPHVHFKLDYVREMLRFYSWLNPGLTLKLNGETFKSKDGLRDLIAAKLTEEPQYPVIHLDGTDVEVAFTHGAGYGEEFYTFVNGQHTTQGGTHMAAFREAIVQECREFYKKQFEPGDVRTGIIAAVSVKVQEPIFESQTKTKLGSTHMEPKGRNLRSHIINTVVKELDNFLHKKPDIAKALQEKILSNEKERKEISGIQKAARESARKAKVHNKKLRDCRIHFDTKDKQREESTLFITEGDSASGSITKSRDVNTQGVFSLRGKPLNCYGLSRKIVYENEEFYLLANALQIDENIEDLRYNKIILATDADVDGMHIRLLMITFFLQFFPEIVRAGHLYILQTPLFRVRNKKETFYCYSDEERQRAIHKCGKNAEITRFKGLGEISPDEFKHFIGPKIRLEPVMMPEHKSIKELLTFYMGKNTPDRQMYIVDNLRIEKELDFKGEDGALPEAA, encoded by the coding sequence ATGTCCACCCCAGCCCATAACTACACTGAAGACAGCATCAAGTCCCTCGACTGGCGGGAGCACATCCGCCTGCGACCTGGGATGTACATTGGCAAGCTGGGGGACGGGTCCCAGCCGGAAGACGGCATCTATGTGCTGCTGAAAGAGGTGATTGATAACTGCATTGACGAGCATGTGATGGGCTTCGGAAAGCTCATCGAGGTGGACATTACCGAGAATCACCGCGTGACCATCCGCGACTACGGGCGGGGCATCCCGCTAGGGAAACTGATGGAGTGCTGTGCGCAGATCAATACCGGGGCCAAGTATGACAGCGAGGTCTTCAAGCGGTCCGTGGGCCTCAACGGCGTGGGGATCAAGGCGGTGAATGCGCTGAGCATTGAGTTCAAAATCCAGGCCTATCGTGACAAGCAGACGCGGGCCATGGAATTCAGCCAGGGCATCGTGCAAAAGAACATGAAGTCTCCCCAGGCGACGGAGGAGGCGGACGGCACGCGCATTTCTTTCCGGCCCGATCCGGAGAACTTCACGCCGCACGTACACTTCAAGCTGGATTACGTGCGCGAGATGCTGCGCTTTTATTCCTGGCTGAACCCGGGGCTGACGCTGAAGCTGAATGGAGAAACCTTTAAATCCAAAGACGGCCTGCGCGACCTCATCGCAGCGAAGCTGACGGAGGAGCCGCAGTATCCGGTGATCCATCTGGACGGGACGGACGTGGAGGTGGCCTTCACCCACGGGGCCGGTTATGGGGAGGAATTTTACACCTTCGTCAACGGCCAGCACACCACGCAAGGTGGCACGCACATGGCGGCTTTTCGCGAAGCCATCGTCCAGGAATGCCGGGAGTTTTATAAAAAGCAGTTCGAGCCGGGAGATGTGCGCACAGGGATCATCGCCGCCGTTTCGGTGAAAGTGCAGGAGCCCATCTTTGAGAGCCAGACGAAAACCAAACTTGGCTCCACCCACATGGAGCCGAAGGGGCGCAACCTGCGCAGCCACATCATCAACACGGTGGTGAAGGAACTGGACAACTTCCTGCATAAGAAGCCGGACATCGCCAAGGCGCTTCAAGAAAAGATCCTCTCCAATGAGAAGGAGCGGAAGGAGATCTCCGGCATCCAGAAAGCGGCGCGCGAATCCGCCCGCAAGGCCAAGGTGCATAACAAAAAGCTGCGCGACTGCCGCATCCACTTTGATACCAAGGACAAGCAGCGTGAAGAAAGCACCCTCTTCATCACCGAGGGTGACAGCGCCTCCGGCTCCATCACCAAAAGCCGCGATGTGAATACGCAAGGCGTGTTCTCCCTGCGCGGCAAGCCGCTGAACTGCTACGGGCTGAGCCGCAAGATCGTCTATGAAAACGAGGAGTTCTACCTGCTGGCCAATGCGCTGCAGATTGACGAGAACATCGAGGACCTGCGGTATAACAAAATCATCCTGGCCACCGATGCCGATGTGGACGGCATGCACATCCGGCTGCTGATGATCACCTTCTTTTTGCAGTTCTTCCCGGAGATCGTACGCGCCGGCCACTTGTACATTTTGCAGACGCCCCTGTTCCGTGTGCGCAACAAGAAGGAGACCTTCTATTGCTACAGCGATGAGGAGCGCCAGCGCGCCATCCACAAGTGCGGCAAAAATGCCGAGATCACCCGCTTCAAAGGCCTCGGAGAAATATCCCCCGATGAGTTCAAGCACTTCATCGGCCCCAAGATCCGCCTGGAACCGGTGATGATGCCGGAGCATAAAAGCATCAAGGAACTGCTGACCTTCTACATGGGCAAAAACACCCCCGACCGCCAGATGTACATCGTGGACAACCTGCGCATTGAGAAGGAACTGGACTTCAAGGGTGAGGACGGAGCGCTGCCGGAGGCGGCGTAA
- a CDS encoding immunoglobulin domain-containing protein, whose amino-acid sequence MTATCVWSQGTTLYSIGQPTDEEQLYLEMINRARANPTEEGLRLAASTNADVLHAFEVHGVDLELMKQEFAALPVRPPLAMNAKLMQMARAHTQDMFDHAFQGHTSFNGDVLADRVADVGYAFFSLGENVFSFANSVYHGHAGFQVDWGTVPGEEPDEDGMQAGRGHRVNIQGNYREIGLGVKLGMNTVGETTVGPQLVTQNFGSQVGSSAYVTGVAFYDVNGNGFYDLGEGIRGLTVNVEGSLFHAVTSTSGGYAVPVPTVNATREVTFTGLGLNGEFVAVITDGQNVKTDYKLDYSPPTPAGPVVADTGSPTTYTFNAVGGATGYDWQAMKAVPLANDGANDLTRVTPQTTGTYSALSTTVKHSGTGAYRLTHPAVAISSESVIYQETFYVQEGAGLSFRSRLRTASEDQVAKVQVSTNNGSSWEDVYAQPGATPAEENGLPGEGSFQLREISLQPYAGRQIRLRFLYEFLGGSLFPGTGDALGWYVDEVNFSGLLDASHVVNTAVAEGETEFEFTPAEAGQYLLAVRPKISGRDWAFSPPLAVASADTGTFSILAIAPAQVVKAGGKAEFQIMTTMEADSCRWLKNGKVIKGATETTLTLYPAGLQAAGTYTAEATKNGLTSTSLPFLLGVVEDVEKTVALAEGKSVKLTAKAAGPGLSYEWKRNGEPLEDSDQITGRLTKTLQLKGLQSGQSGTYTCEVKTGGSEPTAGGTTHLGVFDQAPALLPGQELEDSIVGGAYSYWVRFDETPGLAPATFSAKNLPSGMKINSKTGEIYGRPTKPVNATITVTAKNSFGSSVTTLNLVVHEFPANLAGSYAGLLGRHDGMNQQMGGRLDLKVTSLGTFSGSLMMGTRKVPVKGGLNITADGSELPHGIVEIPATAKHPGLPMELAFYVDTAKHLLNEEKSRITQGETKLGITGWRQKWRAKGEAATAYLGLHTFGLRLTVAGDEAVPQGWGFGSLKPAADGKIKLAGRTADGEAFTSASFIGPEGEVLVYQPLYKTPVKGSLLGTLQILKGNETDTADNTMSGGVSWTRPATAGTKARVYAAGFGLAAPVATPVELEAVGGSFFPPAADKVVLNLAPGEDNAEVKFEEGGLETAIVALNIAAKSKITPVTPAESPSAFKLAANVKTGAITGSFMLLDTPKRKVPLLGMLIREGEDYLGAGYLLVPELPSQAFPKITPIWSGRMTLEKKADVPD is encoded by the coding sequence ATGACCGCAACGTGTGTGTGGAGCCAGGGCACGACGCTCTATTCCATCGGGCAGCCGACGGATGAAGAGCAGCTCTACCTGGAGATGATCAACCGGGCGCGGGCGAATCCAACCGAGGAAGGGCTGAGGCTTGCGGCGAGCACAAACGCAGATGTGCTGCATGCGTTTGAAGTACATGGGGTGGACCTGGAGCTGATGAAGCAGGAATTTGCCGCGCTGCCGGTGAGGCCGCCGCTGGCGATGAATGCGAAGCTTATGCAAATGGCGCGGGCCCATACGCAGGACATGTTTGACCATGCATTTCAAGGGCATACAAGCTTCAATGGCGATGTGCTGGCGGACCGGGTGGCGGATGTGGGCTATGCGTTTTTCAGCCTGGGGGAGAATGTGTTTTCCTTTGCGAACTCCGTCTATCATGGCCATGCAGGCTTCCAGGTGGACTGGGGGACAGTCCCGGGGGAGGAGCCCGACGAGGACGGAATGCAAGCCGGTCGCGGGCACCGGGTGAACATCCAAGGAAATTATCGTGAAATCGGCCTGGGGGTGAAGCTGGGCATGAACACGGTGGGAGAAACCACGGTAGGGCCGCAACTGGTGACGCAGAATTTTGGCAGCCAGGTGGGGAGCTCCGCCTATGTGACAGGGGTGGCTTTTTATGATGTGAACGGCAATGGTTTTTATGACCTGGGGGAAGGCATCCGCGGCCTAACTGTGAATGTGGAAGGATCGCTGTTTCATGCGGTGACCAGCACCTCCGGAGGGTATGCGGTGCCGGTGCCAACGGTGAATGCGACGCGCGAGGTGACTTTTACCGGGCTGGGTCTGAACGGGGAATTTGTGGCAGTGATCACCGACGGCCAGAACGTCAAGACAGACTATAAACTCGATTACTCACCGCCCACCCCTGCAGGACCGGTGGTGGCGGACACAGGCAGCCCCACCACTTATACGTTTAATGCCGTGGGCGGTGCGACGGGATATGACTGGCAGGCCATGAAAGCGGTGCCGCTGGCCAATGACGGAGCCAATGATCTGACGAGGGTGACGCCCCAGACGACCGGGACCTACAGTGCCCTGTCCACAACAGTAAAGCATTCCGGCACCGGTGCCTACCGGCTCACCCACCCTGCCGTGGCGATCAGCTCAGAGAGTGTGATCTATCAGGAAACATTTTATGTTCAGGAAGGGGCGGGCCTTTCCTTCCGCAGCCGTCTGCGCACTGCTTCCGAAGATCAGGTGGCGAAAGTGCAGGTATCCACCAATAACGGCAGCAGCTGGGAGGATGTGTATGCGCAGCCAGGGGCGACACCGGCGGAAGAGAATGGCCTGCCTGGAGAAGGCAGTTTTCAGTTGCGGGAGATTTCTCTCCAACCTTATGCCGGACGGCAGATCCGGCTGAGATTTTTATACGAATTCCTGGGCGGATCGCTTTTCCCAGGGACCGGGGATGCGCTGGGGTGGTATGTGGATGAGGTGAACTTCAGCGGTCTTTTGGATGCTTCCCATGTGGTGAATACAGCCGTGGCAGAAGGAGAGACGGAGTTTGAATTTACCCCGGCGGAAGCAGGCCAGTATCTGCTGGCCGTGCGACCCAAAATCTCCGGCCGGGACTGGGCCTTCAGTCCGCCGCTGGCAGTGGCGTCAGCAGATACGGGCACCTTCTCCATCCTTGCCATCGCCCCGGCCCAGGTCGTTAAAGCCGGAGGCAAGGCGGAGTTCCAAATCATGACCACCATGGAGGCCGACTCCTGCCGGTGGCTGAAGAATGGCAAGGTGATCAAAGGGGCCACGGAAACGACGCTGACCCTCTATCCTGCGGGGCTCCAGGCGGCAGGCACCTATACGGCGGAGGCCACAAAAAACGGCCTGACAAGCACCAGCCTGCCCTTTCTTCTTGGAGTGGTGGAAGATGTGGAGAAAACCGTGGCACTGGCAGAAGGCAAGTCAGTGAAGCTGACGGCCAAAGCTGCGGGACCCGGACTGAGCTATGAATGGAAACGCAACGGGGAACCGCTGGAGGACAGCGACCAGATCACCGGGAGGCTGACCAAGACCCTGCAGCTCAAAGGATTGCAGAGCGGGCAAAGCGGCACTTATACCTGCGAAGTGAAAACGGGAGGAAGTGAACCCACGGCGGGCGGCACCACGCATCTGGGCGTCTTTGATCAGGCACCGGCACTCCTGCCAGGGCAGGAGCTGGAAGATTCGATTGTGGGTGGTGCCTACAGCTATTGGGTCCGGTTCGATGAAACGCCCGGCCTCGCCCCAGCCACCTTCTCAGCCAAGAACCTGCCCTCTGGTATGAAGATCAATTCGAAGACGGGGGAAATTTATGGCCGTCCTACCAAACCCGTGAACGCCACCATTACAGTGACGGCCAAAAACAGTTTTGGCTCCAGCGTGACCACACTGAACCTTGTGGTGCATGAATTTCCCGCCAATCTGGCAGGAAGCTATGCAGGCCTGCTTGGCCGGCATGACGGCATGAACCAGCAGATGGGCGGACGACTGGACCTGAAGGTGACCTCACTCGGGACCTTCAGCGGCAGCCTGATGATGGGAACGCGAAAAGTGCCGGTCAAAGGGGGGCTGAACATCACGGCGGATGGAAGTGAGCTACCCCATGGCATCGTGGAAATCCCGGCCACAGCCAAACATCCGGGCCTGCCCATGGAACTGGCCTTTTATGTGGATACGGCAAAACATCTGCTTAATGAGGAAAAGAGCCGCATCACCCAGGGAGAAACAAAGCTGGGAATCACCGGCTGGCGGCAGAAGTGGAGAGCGAAAGGGGAAGCGGCGACGGCTTATCTGGGACTGCATACCTTTGGCTTGCGGCTGACGGTGGCCGGCGATGAGGCTGTGCCACAGGGGTGGGGCTTCGGCTCACTGAAGCCGGCCGCTGACGGAAAGATCAAGCTGGCGGGCCGGACGGCGGACGGGGAGGCGTTTACTTCAGCCTCCTTCATCGGGCCGGAGGGCGAGGTGCTGGTTTATCAGCCTCTCTATAAGACGCCAGTGAAAGGCAGCTTGCTGGGAACACTGCAAATCCTGAAGGGGAATGAAACGGACACTGCGGATAACACGATGAGCGGCGGAGTGTCCTGGACGCGACCTGCGACGGCGGGGACCAAGGCGCGGGTTTATGCGGCGGGATTCGGGCTGGCTGCGCCGGTGGCAACGCCAGTTGAGCTGGAGGCGGTGGGAGGAAGCTTTTTCCCGCCAGCGGCAGACAAGGTGGTCTTAAATCTGGCCCCTGGTGAGGATAATGCGGAAGTGAAGTTTGAAGAAGGCGGGCTGGAGACGGCCATCGTGGCATTGAACATTGCTGCGAAGAGCAAGATCACGCCCGTGACACCTGCGGAAAGCCCTTCGGCTTTCAAGCTGGCGGCGAATGTGAAGACGGGGGCCATCACGGGCAGTTTCATGCTGTTGGATACGCCAAAGCGCAAGGTGCCGCTGCTGGGGATGCTGATCCGCGAAGGAGAAGATTATCTGGGCGCTGGCTACCTGCTGGTGCCTGAACTGCCCTCCCAGGCCTTCCCCAAGATCACACCCATCTGGTCAGGAAGAATGACTTTAGAAAAGAAAGCGGACGTGCCGGACTGA
- a CDS encoding GTP-binding protein, translated as MPTKARYIMIGGFLGAGKTTTVGRLAKYLTDQGLRVGLITNDQAGGLVDTKLLRGQGYATEEIAGGCFCCRFNTLVEAANKLSDQAKPDVFIAEPVGSCTDLVATVTYPLRRMYGDAFTVAPLSVLVDPVRARRVFGLDAGGSFSSKVAYIFKKQLEEADIIVISKSDIIGEEAREELRAVLQKEFPVARIVTASPREETGLVELFSQLMTDEQARRNPMAVDYEVYADGEALLGWLNATVTLKAAEEFEANEFLRALAANVQERLQKAGTEIAHFKMTYSPDDGIAGELASINLVRSDYIPELGMELDEPSEGGQLIVNLRAEADPAALMEAVKTGLGDTTATFPTLTATLEHEEHFRPGKPEPTHRDGAE; from the coding sequence ATGCCAACCAAAGCACGTTACATCATGATCGGCGGTTTCCTCGGAGCCGGAAAGACCACGACGGTGGGGCGTCTGGCGAAGTACCTGACGGACCAGGGGCTGCGGGTGGGGCTGATCACGAATGACCAGGCGGGCGGGCTGGTGGATACGAAGCTGCTGCGCGGCCAGGGTTATGCGACGGAGGAGATCGCGGGGGGGTGCTTCTGCTGCCGGTTCAATACCCTGGTGGAGGCGGCTAACAAACTGTCTGACCAGGCGAAGCCGGATGTCTTCATTGCGGAGCCTGTGGGGAGCTGCACGGACTTGGTGGCGACGGTGACGTATCCGCTGCGGCGGATGTATGGAGACGCCTTTACGGTGGCGCCGCTGAGCGTACTGGTGGACCCGGTGCGGGCGCGGCGGGTCTTCGGCCTGGATGCGGGGGGCAGCTTCTCCAGCAAGGTGGCGTATATTTTCAAAAAGCAGCTCGAGGAGGCGGACATCATCGTAATCAGCAAGAGCGACATCATCGGCGAAGAGGCGCGCGAGGAGCTTCGGGCGGTTTTGCAGAAGGAGTTTCCGGTGGCGCGGATTGTGACGGCCTCTCCGCGTGAGGAGACGGGGCTGGTGGAGCTTTTTTCCCAACTGATGACGGATGAGCAGGCGCGACGGAACCCGATGGCAGTGGACTATGAGGTGTATGCGGACGGGGAAGCGCTGCTAGGCTGGCTGAATGCCACGGTGACGCTGAAGGCGGCGGAGGAGTTCGAGGCGAATGAGTTTCTGCGCGCGCTGGCGGCAAATGTACAGGAGAGGCTGCAGAAGGCAGGGACGGAGATCGCCCATTTTAAAATGACGTACAGCCCGGATGACGGGATCGCCGGGGAGCTGGCCTCCATCAATCTGGTGCGGAGCGACTATATCCCGGAGCTGGGCATGGAGCTGGATGAGCCAAGCGAGGGCGGGCAGCTCATCGTGAATCTGCGCGCGGAAGCGGACCCGGCGGCGCTGATGGAGGCCGTGAAGACGGGCCTGGGAGATACGACGGCCACCTTCCCGACGCTGACGGCGACGCTGGAGCACGAGGAGCATTTTCGCCCAGGGAAACCGGAGCCGACGCATCGTGATGGAGCGGAGTAA